In Nocardia sp. BMG111209, a genomic segment contains:
- a CDS encoding tetratricopeptide repeat protein, with the protein MNISTGSVYAYLNGTTLPSAPVLESMLCELQLDGTAIGRLQTLRDQVEIARRTRRDRGAPPSPGGAYAAALPRDTGRLWGRETELAQLLTALTAPDPAICVLSGAGGVGKTALAVRAARSLEKEFPDGCLFLDLHGYAGGPVMSAGEAAGRLLRQAKAAPESVPAQPEDRLTALRELLRDRCVLLVLDNVLDAAHIEPLLPTDGIGRVLLTSRSNLNGIDDAYRLTVAPLSDADSAEMADELVADLPADRRPSREQLAAMTDRCHGLPIAIRIAAAVVHTESWPSADEDAAGLGIFHDGDRDLQALFEYSVARLPAEHARTFTLLGLHRGPDFDLAAVAALASVDGSAARRTVRHLIEVNLLSVPRVGRYEFHDLIGAFARQRAESTLTAAECAQAEERMVDHYLSTADAADRLLTPTRHRASMAPTVPHTARPMREYRDAIAQLTADRDNLAVASRTAFDRGRDEPCWQLAFAIREFAFITHDIDLWRRTHEAALAAAERAADTYAEAVTCNNLGLAELSGGNVAAASALYRRALLRFEQIGDPYGRHISLAHDAWADYLSGNLEEARRKSEAALAYLATGGAPRNVAILLRDTATIEIALGRYEEAVRMVRRALEVFHAQRLHFDEAIAYNVLGRAYRQLDALRQAADMFSHAVELATRSGSVLEAARGHEGLGEIATAETNWPAARMHWQRALAGYTALRDRPRQDEMRAKLAELPGNDH; encoded by the coding sequence ATGAATATTTCGACCGGCAGCGTGTACGCCTATCTGAACGGCACCACGCTCCCGTCCGCGCCGGTCCTGGAGTCGATGCTCTGCGAACTGCAACTCGACGGGACCGCCATCGGGCGATTGCAGACCCTGCGCGACCAGGTCGAGATCGCCCGGCGGACCCGGCGGGACCGCGGCGCGCCACCGTCGCCGGGCGGAGCGTATGCCGCCGCGCTGCCCAGGGATACCGGCCGGCTGTGGGGCCGGGAAACCGAACTCGCACAACTGCTCACGGCGCTGACCGCGCCGGACCCGGCGATATGCGTACTGTCCGGGGCCGGCGGTGTCGGGAAGACCGCGCTGGCGGTGCGGGCCGCGCGCAGCCTGGAGAAGGAATTTCCCGACGGCTGCCTGTTTCTCGACCTGCACGGCTACGCCGGCGGTCCGGTGATGTCCGCGGGCGAGGCCGCGGGCAGACTGCTGCGGCAGGCGAAGGCCGCGCCGGAATCGGTGCCCGCGCAACCGGAGGATCGGCTGACCGCACTGCGTGAGCTGCTGCGCGACCGGTGCGTATTGCTGGTGCTGGACAACGTACTCGACGCCGCGCACATCGAGCCGTTGCTGCCCACCGACGGCATCGGCCGGGTATTGCTCACGAGCCGAAGCAATCTCAACGGTATCGACGATGCGTACCGGCTCACGGTGGCGCCGTTGTCGGACGCGGACTCGGCGGAGATGGCGGACGAACTCGTCGCGGATCTGCCCGCCGACCGTCGCCCGTCCCGGGAACAGTTGGCGGCCATGACCGATCGATGCCACGGGCTGCCGATCGCGATCCGGATCGCCGCGGCGGTCGTGCACACCGAGTCGTGGCCGAGTGCGGACGAGGACGCCGCCGGCCTCGGGATATTCCACGACGGGGACCGGGATCTGCAGGCGCTGTTCGAATATTCGGTGGCGCGGTTACCGGCGGAGCACGCCCGGACCTTCACCCTGCTCGGACTGCATCGCGGCCCCGACTTCGATCTCGCGGCGGTCGCCGCACTGGCGAGCGTCGACGGGAGTGCCGCCCGCCGTACGGTACGGCACCTGATCGAGGTCAACCTGCTGTCGGTGCCTCGCGTCGGCCGGTACGAATTCCATGATCTGATCGGAGCTTTCGCCCGGCAGCGCGCGGAATCGACGCTCACCGCGGCGGAATGCGCACAGGCCGAGGAACGGATGGTCGACCACTACCTCTCGACCGCGGACGCGGCCGACCGGCTGCTCACCCCCACCCGGCACCGCGCGAGCATGGCCCCTACAGTGCCGCACACCGCGCGGCCGATGCGCGAATACCGTGATGCCATCGCGCAATTGACCGCGGACCGGGACAATCTGGCGGTCGCGTCGCGCACCGCGTTCGACCGCGGCCGCGACGAACCGTGCTGGCAGTTGGCCTTCGCGATCCGCGAATTCGCCTTCATCACCCACGATATCGACCTCTGGCGACGGACCCACGAAGCCGCCCTGGCCGCCGCCGAACGTGCCGCCGACACCTACGCCGAGGCGGTGACCTGCAACAATCTGGGACTGGCCGAGCTGTCGGGCGGTAACGTCGCGGCCGCGTCCGCACTGTACCGGCGGGCACTGCTGCGATTCGAGCAGATCGGCGACCCGTACGGTCGGCATATCTCGCTCGCGCACGACGCCTGGGCCGACTACCTGTCCGGAAACCTCGAAGAAGCCCGCCGCAAGAGCGAAGCGGCGCTGGCCTACCTCGCCACCGGGGGCGCCCCGCGAAATGTGGCGATCCTGCTGCGGGACACCGCGACCATCGAGATCGCCCTCGGCCGGTACGAGGAGGCGGTGCGGATGGTGCGCCGGGCGCTCGAGGTGTTCCATGCCCAGCGCCTGCATTTCGACGAGGCGATCGCGTACAACGTGCTCGGCCGGGCCTACCGGCAACTCGATGCGCTGCGCCAGGCGGCCGACATGTTCTCGCACGCAGTGGAACTCGCGACCCGATCGGGCAGCGTGCTCGAAGCGGCCCGCGGTCACGAGGGCCTGGGTGAGATCGCCACGGCCGAGACCAACTGGCCCGCGGCCCGAATGCACTGGCAGCGCGCACTCGCCGGCTACACCGCACTGCGGGACCGGCCGCGCCAGGACGAGATGCGTGCGAAGCTGGCCGAGCTACCGGGCAACGACCACTGA
- a CDS encoding ABC-F family ATP-binding cassette domain-containing protein — protein MSTSVPSAITLQNLSFEWPDGTVALAGLTGTLSAGRTGLIGRNGAGKSTLLRLIAGILTPTSGRIETTGEVGYLPQTLTLGREATIADLLAIADQRAALRAIESGETGAEHFDTIGDDWDIESRAEEALHEIGFGAADLDRRVGEISGGEAVLVAVTGLRVRRTPITLLDEPTNNLDRETRAKLTTFVDSWPGTLVVVSHDLELLEHMDATAELRGGTLEVFGGPYRAWQQYVEQEQAAAAQAARTAEQALKVEKRQRIEAETKLARRERTARATQRDGGIPRILAGNRASRAQGSAGAMRSTLDAKVRAAQDASDAAAARVRQDEHIHLDLPDPDVPRSRRIAELGDGARRVVIQGPEHVALVGPNGAGKSTLLETLLSGRDPERATLHTDRVGYLPQRLDGLDENAGALANVAAVATATPTAVIRNHLARLLLRGSSVERPVSTLSGGERFRVSLARLLFADPPAQLLILDEPTNNLDIASVDQLVDALADYRGAILVVSHDHPFLRRIGIDVVIEVDSHGNLRQRAEL, from the coding sequence ATGTCCACATCCGTACCTTCCGCGATCACCCTGCAGAATCTGTCCTTCGAATGGCCCGACGGCACGGTCGCGCTGGCCGGGCTCACCGGGACCCTGTCCGCCGGGCGCACCGGTCTGATCGGCCGCAACGGCGCCGGTAAATCGACGTTGCTGCGGCTGATCGCCGGAATCCTCACCCCGACGTCCGGGCGGATCGAGACCACCGGCGAGGTGGGATATCTGCCCCAGACGCTGACCCTCGGCCGCGAGGCCACCATCGCCGACCTGCTCGCAATCGCGGACCAGCGCGCCGCCCTGCGCGCGATCGAATCCGGCGAGACCGGGGCCGAGCACTTCGACACGATCGGCGACGACTGGGACATCGAATCCCGGGCCGAGGAGGCGTTGCACGAGATCGGTTTCGGCGCAGCCGATCTCGATCGGCGGGTGGGGGAGATCTCCGGTGGTGAGGCCGTACTGGTCGCCGTCACCGGCCTGCGGGTCCGGCGCACACCCATCACCCTGCTCGACGAACCGACCAACAACCTCGACCGCGAAACCCGCGCGAAACTCACCACATTCGTGGATTCGTGGCCCGGCACCCTCGTGGTGGTGAGCCACGATCTCGAACTGCTCGAGCATATGGATGCCACCGCCGAGCTGCGTGGGGGAACACTCGAGGTGTTCGGCGGGCCGTACCGTGCGTGGCAGCAATACGTCGAGCAGGAACAGGCGGCGGCCGCGCAGGCGGCACGGACCGCCGAACAGGCGTTGAAAGTCGAGAAGCGGCAACGGATCGAGGCCGAGACCAAGCTCGCCCGGCGCGAGCGCACCGCCCGCGCCACCCAGCGCGACGGCGGCATTCCCCGGATCCTCGCCGGGAACCGGGCCAGCCGGGCACAGGGTTCGGCCGGGGCGATGCGATCGACGCTCGACGCGAAAGTCCGTGCGGCCCAGGATGCTTCGGATGCGGCCGCCGCGCGTGTCCGGCAGGACGAACACATCCATCTCGACCTGCCCGACCCCGATGTGCCGCGCAGCCGGCGCATCGCCGAATTGGGCGACGGTGCGCGGCGAGTCGTCATCCAGGGGCCGGAACACGTTGCGCTGGTCGGTCCCAACGGCGCGGGTAAGTCGACCCTGCTCGAGACGCTGCTCAGCGGGCGGGATCCGGAACGGGCCACGCTGCACACCGACCGGGTGGGCTACCTGCCGCAACGGCTGGACGGTCTCGACGAGAATGCCGGTGCGCTGGCGAATGTCGCCGCGGTGGCCACCGCCACCCCGACGGCCGTGATCCGCAACCATCTGGCCCGGCTGCTGCTGCGCGGCAGCAGCGTGGAGCGGCCGGTGTCGACGCTCTCGGGTGGGGAGCGGTTCCGAGTATCGCTGGCGCGCTTGCTGTTCGCCGATCCGCCGGCGCAACTGCTGATCCTCGACGAGCCCACCAACAATCTCGATATCGCCAGCGTCGATCAACTGGTCGACGCGCTCGCCGACTATCGAGGCGCGATCCTGGTCGTCAGCCACGACCATCCGTTTCTGCGGCGGATCGGCATCGACGTCGTCATCGAGGTGGACTCGCACGGAAATCTGCGGCAGCGCGCCGAGTTGTGA